One window from the genome of Spiractinospora alimapuensis encodes:
- the atpA gene encoding F0F1 ATP synthase subunit alpha, giving the protein MAELTIRPEEIRDALQRFVQSYEPDAARAEEIGTVTYSGDGIARVGGLPSAMANELLEFEDGTLGLALNLEVGEIGAVVLGDFVSIEEGQSVRRTGEVLSVPVGDGFLGRVVDAMGRPIDGKGEIEASARRALELQAPTVMERQPVGEPLQTGTKAIDAITPIGRGQRQLVIGDRQTGKTAVCVDTIINQKAGWDSGDPDKEVHCVYVAVGQKGSTIAGVRGALEEAGAMEYTTIVAAPASDPAGFKYIAPYAGSAIGQHWMYEGKHVLIVFDDLTKQAEAYRAVSLLLRRPPGREAYPGDVFYLHSRLLERCAKLSDEMGAGSMTGLPIIETKANDVSAYIPTNVISITDGQVFLESDLFNQGQRPAMNVGISVSRVGGAAQTKAMKSVSGGLRTGLAQYRELEAFAAFGSDLDAASKAQLERGGRLMEILKQGQYSPFPVENQVVSIWAGTTGQLDDVPVEDVRRFERDLLEHLALEHGKILDDIRETGKFSSETEDALKSVVDEFKRTFETSSGTLLGTEEEAEALEAEDVGQEKIKISKRGGK; this is encoded by the coding sequence ATGGCGGAGCTGACAATCCGGCCGGAGGAAATCCGGGACGCGTTGCAGCGTTTCGTCCAGTCGTACGAGCCTGACGCCGCGCGCGCGGAGGAAATCGGAACCGTCACCTACTCCGGTGATGGCATCGCGCGTGTCGGTGGCCTTCCCTCGGCGATGGCGAACGAGCTGCTGGAATTCGAAGACGGGACGCTGGGACTGGCGCTCAACCTTGAGGTTGGCGAGATCGGTGCCGTCGTCCTCGGTGACTTTGTCAGCATCGAGGAGGGACAGTCGGTGCGCCGCACCGGCGAGGTTCTCTCGGTGCCGGTTGGCGACGGCTTCCTCGGCCGCGTCGTGGACGCCATGGGGCGTCCGATCGACGGCAAGGGCGAGATCGAGGCGTCGGCGCGCCGTGCGCTGGAACTGCAGGCCCCCACCGTGATGGAGCGCCAGCCGGTCGGCGAGCCCCTGCAGACCGGAACCAAGGCGATCGACGCGATCACGCCGATCGGCCGTGGTCAGCGTCAGTTGGTGATCGGCGACCGCCAGACCGGGAAGACCGCGGTCTGCGTGGACACCATCATCAACCAGAAGGCCGGTTGGGACTCCGGAGACCCCGACAAGGAGGTGCACTGCGTGTACGTCGCGGTCGGCCAGAAGGGCTCGACCATCGCGGGTGTGCGCGGAGCGCTGGAAGAGGCCGGCGCGATGGAGTACACCACCATCGTGGCCGCTCCCGCCTCCGACCCCGCGGGCTTCAAGTACATCGCCCCCTACGCCGGTTCGGCGATCGGGCAGCACTGGATGTACGAGGGCAAGCACGTCCTCATCGTCTTCGACGACCTCACCAAGCAGGCCGAGGCCTACCGTGCGGTGTCGCTGCTGCTGCGTCGTCCTCCGGGCCGTGAGGCCTACCCGGGTGACGTCTTCTACCTCCACTCCCGGCTGCTGGAGCGTTGCGCCAAGCTGTCCGACGAGATGGGCGCCGGTTCGATGACGGGTCTGCCGATCATCGAGACCAAGGCCAACGACGTCTCCGCCTACATCCCGACCAACGTCATCTCCATCACCGACGGTCAGGTGTTCCTGGAGTCCGACCTGTTCAACCAGGGCCAGCGGCCCGCCATGAACGTCGGTATCTCGGTGTCCCGTGTCGGTGGCGCCGCGCAGACCAAGGCCATGAAGAGTGTCAGTGGTGGCCTGCGGACCGGGCTCGCCCAGTACCGCGAGCTGGAGGCCTTCGCCGCCTTCGGCTCCGACCTCGACGCCGCGTCCAAGGCGCAGCTCGAGCGCGGTGGCCGCCTGATGGAGATCCTCAAGCAGGGCCAGTACTCGCCCTTCCCGGTCGAGAACCAGGTCGTGTCCATCTGGGCCGGAACCACGGGTCAGCTCGACGACGTCCCGGTGGAGGACGTGCGCCGGTTCGAGCGGGACCTCCTCGAGCACCTCGCGCTGGAGCACGGAAAGATCCTGGACGACATCCGGGAGACCGGCAAGTTCAGCTCCGAGACCGAGGACGCCCTGAAGTCCGTGGTCGACGAGTTCAAGCGGACCTTCGAGACCAGCTCCGGCACCCTGCTCGGTACCGAGGAGGAGGCCGAGGCGCTGGAGGCCGAGGACGTGGGCCAGGAAAAGATCAAGATCAGCAAGCGCGGCGGGAAGTAG
- a CDS encoding F0F1 ATP synthase subunit delta, with product MFGASRGSLVEVTRHLDTVLESADASTLSRELFQVLHLLDREHGLRRLLADSAADGDRKTGLVGELLESQVSPATILVVNEVAKAEWSSARDMTDAVERLAVFAAVGIAGGAGQVEELEDDLFRFDRVVAAQPELRSALTQLEVAETHRRALVADLLQGKGTPASSLLISEVVADPRGRTLEQGLEAYRLLVAERAQRYVAVIRTATPLTDEQQSRLRRLLSTRYGREMHLDIEIAPELIGGMSIRVGDEEMDGTIAGRVAEVRRRLAG from the coding sequence ATGTTCGGGGCGAGCCGAGGATCACTCGTTGAGGTGACGCGTCACCTGGACACGGTGCTGGAGTCGGCCGACGCCAGCACCCTGTCCCGGGAGCTGTTCCAGGTCCTGCACCTGCTCGACCGGGAGCACGGCCTGCGGCGCCTGCTCGCCGACTCCGCCGCCGACGGTGACCGCAAGACCGGACTGGTCGGAGAACTGCTCGAGTCGCAGGTCTCTCCGGCCACCATCCTGGTGGTCAACGAGGTCGCGAAGGCGGAGTGGTCGTCGGCACGTGACATGACCGACGCCGTGGAGCGCCTGGCCGTGTTCGCCGCGGTCGGGATCGCCGGCGGCGCCGGACAGGTCGAGGAGCTGGAGGACGACCTCTTCCGGTTCGACCGGGTCGTCGCGGCGCAGCCCGAGCTGCGCTCCGCGCTCACCCAGCTCGAGGTCGCCGAGACGCACCGCCGTGCGCTCGTGGCGGACCTGCTCCAGGGCAAGGGCACCCCCGCCTCGTCTCTGCTGATCAGCGAGGTTGTCGCGGATCCGCGGGGACGTACCCTGGAACAGGGCCTCGAGGCCTACCGGCTGCTGGTGGCAGAGCGCGCACAGCGCTACGTGGCCGTCATCCGCACGGCCACGCCGCTCACCGACGAGCAGCAGTCCCGACTGCGGCGGCTGCTGAGCACTCGGTACGGGCGCGAGATGCACCTGGACATCGAGATCGCGCCGGAGCTTATCGGCGGGATGTCCATCCGCGTCGGCGACGAGGAGATGGACGGCACGATCGCGGGACGCGTCGCTGAGGTCAGGCGCCGTTTGGCCGGCTGA
- a CDS encoding F0F1 ATP synthase subunit B — MALELASGGFEILRIDPVKALFGLIALALIYFFVARKFVPRITKVLDERQDEIEGGLERAKAAQAEAQETLERYQAQLAEARQEAAQLRDKAKEQGKAILAEMRDEAEAEKQRIVASAHTQIEADRQQAIVRLRAEIGQLSTELASRIVGETLQDQQAQERVVDRFLAELEEQSSDKAEVR, encoded by the coding sequence ATGGCATTGGAACTGGCATCTGGCGGTTTCGAGATCCTGCGCATTGACCCCGTCAAGGCGCTGTTCGGCCTGATCGCGTTGGCGTTGATCTACTTCTTCGTCGCTCGCAAGTTCGTCCCGAGGATCACCAAGGTCCTGGACGAGCGCCAGGACGAGATCGAGGGTGGACTGGAGCGCGCGAAGGCGGCCCAGGCCGAAGCCCAGGAGACGCTCGAGCGTTACCAGGCGCAGCTCGCCGAGGCCCGTCAGGAAGCCGCGCAGCTTCGGGACAAGGCCAAGGAGCAGGGCAAGGCCATCCTCGCCGAGATGCGCGATGAGGCCGAGGCCGAGAAGCAGCGCATTGTTGCGAGTGCGCACACTCAGATCGAGGCCGACCGGCAGCAAGCCATCGTGCGGCTGCGCGCCGAGATCGGTCAGCTCTCCACGGAGCTGGCCAGTCGGATCGTCGGCGAGACGCTACAGGACCAGCAGGCGCAGGAGCGGGTCGTCGACCGGTTCCTGGCCGAGCTGGAGGAGCAGTCCTCCGACAAGGCCGAGGTGCGCTGA
- the atpE gene encoding ATP synthase F0 subunit C, protein MEGSLSVIGYGASAIGSGIGVGIIFGMGMQAIARQPEARGVIQINIYLGMALVEALAVLGFVLAIIS, encoded by the coding sequence ATGGAGGGCAGCCTCAGCGTCATCGGTTACGGCGCGAGTGCGATCGGCTCCGGCATCGGCGTCGGCATCATCTTCGGTATGGGCATGCAGGCCATCGCCCGTCAGCCCGAGGCGCGCGGCGTGATCCAGATCAACATCTACCTCGGCATGGCACTGGTCGAGGCCCTGGCCGTTCTCGGCTTCGTCCTCGCGATCATCAGCTGA
- the atpB gene encoding F0F1 ATP synthase subunit A: protein MRTLAAEPDCRLFDPGCEFKPPSPAMFSPEPWIPLNIPWSNGIDLYTPLLIVAVLVTIGVWAWFSRNARLVPSRRQSLAEILVQFIRDNVARPTMGKKGDFLIPFLVSLFTFILFMNLTGIIPGMFPVNSNIAFPAVLALVIFIMRFYLAVKYQGGWQYIKGQIFPPGVPAPLYVLVTPIKFVSSFLVYPFTHTLRLFATMFAGSLVLAVFAYGGAYMMNWAAGPALGALSTAFAGIALAAYVGFVLFEVLIMLIQAFVFTLLSSLYFGQALEEAH from the coding sequence GTGCGCACTCTCGCGGCTGAGCCGGACTGCCGCCTGTTCGATCCCGGTTGCGAGTTCAAGCCTCCGTCCCCGGCGATGTTCAGCCCAGAACCCTGGATCCCGCTGAACATCCCGTGGTCGAACGGCATCGATCTCTACACGCCGCTGTTGATTGTGGCGGTGCTCGTCACCATCGGTGTGTGGGCCTGGTTCAGCAGGAACGCGCGTTTGGTGCCCAGCCGGCGTCAGAGCTTGGCCGAAATACTCGTGCAGTTCATCCGGGACAACGTGGCGCGCCCCACGATGGGGAAGAAGGGTGACTTCCTCATCCCCTTCCTCGTCTCGCTGTTCACGTTCATCCTGTTCATGAACCTGACCGGGATCATCCCCGGCATGTTCCCGGTGAACAGCAACATCGCCTTCCCGGCGGTGCTCGCCTTGGTGATCTTCATCATGCGCTTCTACCTGGCGGTCAAGTACCAGGGCGGATGGCAGTACATCAAGGGCCAGATCTTCCCCCCGGGTGTCCCCGCGCCGCTGTACGTCCTGGTCACCCCGATCAAGTTCGTCTCATCCTTCCTCGTCTACCCGTTCACGCACACCCTGCGTCTCTTCGCGACGATGTTCGCGGGAAGCCTGGTGCTCGCGGTGTTCGCCTACGGCGGGGCCTACATGATGAACTGGGCGGCCGGACCGGCGCTGGGTGCGCTGTCGACCGCCTTCGCTGGTATCGCGCTGGCCGCCTACGTGGGCTTCGTGCTCTTCGAGGTGTTGATCATGCTGATCCAGGCCTTCGTCTTCACCCTCTTGAGCAGTCTCTACTTCGGCCAAGCGCTCGAAGAAGCTCACTGA
- a CDS encoding AtpZ/AtpI family protein: MFTSEMSDRPAETQEERGSVSPHGSDGWAIVSLLLSGILLWGGIGWIADALLDFDALFLPIGMVLGMAGAIYLIWRQSIPS, from the coding sequence ATGTTCACGAGCGAGATGAGCGACCGGCCTGCAGAAACCCAAGAGGAGCGCGGCTCCGTGTCACCGCACGGGTCCGACGGTTGGGCGATCGTATCCCTACTGCTTTCGGGCATTCTCCTGTGGGGCGGCATCGGCTGGATCGCCGACGCCTTACTGGATTTCGACGCACTGTTCCTTCCCATCGGAATGGTGCTCGGGATGGCGGGCGCGATCTATTTGATCTGGCGTCAGTCGATTCCCTCCTGA